A single genomic interval of Gouania willdenowi chromosome 10, fGouWil2.1, whole genome shotgun sequence harbors:
- the LOC114471485 gene encoding protocadherin gamma-A5-like, whose amino-acid sequence MALGARAETRCVKWRCGCGHVWRLLSLLLCFSPLVSGHIRYSIPEEMKKGSLIGNVAQDLGLDLKRLRSGRARIVSGESIQYTELKADKGTLVVNERIDREQLCGDVTPCSFSFEIILENPMELHQVTVEITDINDHSPVFKRNRINFEISESAVIGARFSLPIAEDQDVGVNGLKEYFLTENENFILKQNSNADGKKYAEMVLQKPLDRETNPSLSLKLIAVDGGTPQRSGTVNIDIIVLDVNDNAPVFNQSVYKATVLENSPKDTYVITVNASDADHGSNRIVTFLFSDLDSSLKNIFTLEEKSGKISIKGSIDYEKDKKYEFRIDAKDQGGLTDSSKVIIEVTDVNDNAPTISVMSFTSPVSEDSPPGTTIGIINVKDLDSGDNGQVNCKIEENSPFKIKSNLRNYYTLVTDTVLDREGVSDYNITVVATDSGLPPLSVRRTFHLKVSDVNDNAPVFLQSVYNTFITENNSPGLSVLTLRAKDPDENQNARVSYILEETNVGGSPISDFVSVNAESGVVHAVRSFDYEQIKELLFVVKAQDGGSPPLSSNVTVKILIQDQNDNPPQVLYPVQTGGSVVAEMVPRSADVGYLVTKVVAVDVDSGQNAWLSYKLQKATDRALFEVGLQNGEIRTIRQVSDKDAVKQRLTVIVEDNGQPSRSATVIVNVAVADSFPEVLSEFTDFTHDKEYKDNLTFYLVLALAVVSFLFITCLVVIISVKIYRWRQSRILYQSKLPVIPYYPPRYSDTLGTGTLPHVYNYEVCRTTDSRKSDCKFGRAGSQNVLIMEPSSTGTMQRIQSDRNILDEPDSPLEVSL is encoded by the coding sequence atGGCACTTGGAGCACGAGCAGAAACGCGCTGCGTAAAATGGCGTTGTGGATGCGGACATGTTTGGAGGCTTTTGTCTCTCTTGCTGTGCTTCAGTCCTTTGGTATCAGGACACATCCGATATTCAATCCCGGAGGAGATGAAGAAAGGATCTCTGATCGGTAACGTAGCGCAGGACCTCGGTTTGGACCTGAAAAGGCTCCGTTCTGGTCGGGCCCGGATCGTGAGCGGAGAGAGCATCCAGTACACGGAGCTGAAGGCAGACAAAGGGACTTTAGTGGTGAATGAGAGGATCGACCGAGAGCAGCTCTGCGGGGACGTGACACCGTGCAGCTTCAGCTTTGAGATCATTTTAGAGAATCCGATGGAGCTGCATCAGGTCACTGTTGAAATCACGGATATAAACGATCATTCTCCTGTGTTTAAAAGAAACAGGATTAATTTTGAAATCAGTGAAAGTGCTGTAATTGGGGCTCGTTTTTCTTTACCCATTGCAGAAGATCAGGATGTGGGTGTGAACGGATTAAAGGAgtattttttaacagaaaacgAGAATTTCATCCTGAAACAGAATTCAAACGCAGATGGAAAGAAATACGCAGAGATGGTGCTGCAGAAGCCTTTGGACAGGGAGACAAATCCATCTCTGTCTCTGAAATTAATAGCTGTAGACGGTGGGACTCCGCAGCGATCTGGTACagtaaatattgatattataGTTTTAGATGTTAATGATAATGCACCAGTATTTAATCAGTCTGTATATAAAGCTACAGTGTTAGAAAACTCTCCAAAGGATACCTACGTTATAACTGTAAACGCCAGTGACGCTGATCATGGATCAAATAGAATTGTGACGTTTCTTTTTTCTGATCTTGACAGTAGTCTAAAAAATATATTCACGTTAGAGGAAAAATCTGGAAAAATATCAATTAAAGGGTCTATTGATTAtgaaaaggataaaaaatatgaattcagAATAGATGCTAAGGATCAGGGAGGATTAACAGATTCCAGTAAAGTGATCATTGAAGTGACTGATGTTAATGACAACGCCCCGACTATCAGCGTCATGTCCTTCACCAGTCCTGTGTCAGAGGACTCTCCTCCTGGTACAACTATTGGCATCATTAATGTCAAAGACCTGGATTCAGGTGATAACGGACAGGTCAACTGTAAAATAGAAGAAAATTCACCTTTTAAGATCAAATCTAATCTGAGGAATTATTACACTTTGGTAACAGATACTGTGTTGGACCGTGAAGGTGTTTCAGATTATAACAtcactgttgtagccacagatTCAGGGCTGCCTCCTCTCTCAGTGAGGAGAACCTTTCATTTGAAGGTGTCTGATGTTAATGATAACGCTCCAGTGTTTTTACAAAGTGTTTACAACACGTTCATCACAGAGAACAACTCTCCAGGTCTCTCTGTGCTCACACTGAGAGCTAAAGATCCTGATGAGAACCAGAACGCTCGTGTTTCCTACATCCTGGAGGAGACCAATGTGGGCGGATCTCCAATTTCTGACTTTGTTTCAGTCAATGCAGAGAGTGGAGTCGTACACGCAGTGCGCTCATTTGATTATGAACAAATCAAAGAGCTGCTGTTTGTGGTCAAAGCTCAGGATGGAGGTTCTCCTCCTCTCAGCAGCAACGTGACAGTGAAAATCCTGATCCAGGACCAGAACGACAACCCCCCTCAGGTGCTGTACCCAGTCCAGACTGGTGGCTCTGTGGTGGCTGAGATGGTTCCCCGTTCAGCAGATGTGGGCTATCTGGTGACTAAAGTGGTGGCTGTTGATGTGGACTCTGGACAGAATGCCTGGCTCTCGTATAAACTGCAGAAAGCCACAGACAGGGCGCTGTTTGAAGTGGGCTTACAGAATGGAGAGATCAGAACTATCCGCCAAGTGAGTGATAAAGATGCAGTGAAACAAAGACTGACTGTTATAGTGGAGGACAACGGGCAGCCCTCTCGTTCAGCTACAGTCATTGTGAACGTGGCGGTGGCCGACAGCTTCCCTGAAGTGCTGTCAGAGTTCACTGACTTCACACACGACAAGGAGTACAAGGACAACCTGACTTTTTACTTAGTGCTGGCTCTGGCTGTAGTCTCCTTCCTGTTCATCACCTGTTTAGTGGTGATCATCTCAGTGAAGATCTACAGATGGAGACAGTCTCGCATCCTGTATCAGTCCAAGCTGCCTGTGATCCCATATTATCCACCACGTTACTCAGACACTTTGGGGACAGGGACTCTCCCACACGTGTACAATTACGAGGTGTGCAGGACCACAGACTCCAGAAAGAGTGACTGTAAGTTCGGCAGAGCTGGTAGTCAGAACGTGCTGATAATGGAGCCCAGTTCAACAGGGACCATGCAGCGGATACAGAGTGACAGGAACATCCTGGATGAACCAGATTCTCCTCTGGAGGTTAGTCTCTAA
- the LOC114471486 gene encoding protocadherin beta-16-like has product MALGARAETRCVKWRCGCGHVWRLLSLLLCFSPLVSGHIRYSIPEEMKKGSLIGNVAQDLGLDLKRLRSGRARIVSGESIQYTELKADKGTLVVNERIDREQLCGDVTPCSFSFEIILENPMELHQVTVEITDINDHSPVFKRNKINFDISESAVIGAGFSLISAEDQDVGVNGLKEYFLTENENFILKQNSNADGKKYAEMVLQKPLDRETNPFLSLKLIAVDGGTPQRSGTVNIDITVLDANDNAPVFNQSVYKATVLENSPKDTYVITVNASDADHGSNGVVTYHFSEIDSSLLNVFTINEETGIISIKGSIDYEKDKKYEFRIDAKDQGGLRDSSKVIIEVTDVNDNAPTISVMSFTSPVSEDSPPGTTIGIINVKDLDSGDNGQVNCKIEENSPFKIKSNLRNYYTLVTDTVLDREGVSDYNITVVATDSGLPPLSVRRTFHLKVSDVNDNAPVFLQSVYNTFITENNSPGLSVLTLRAKDPDENQNARVSYILEETNVGGSPISDFVSVNAESGVVHAVRSFDYEQIKELLFVVKAQDGGSPPLSSNVTVKILIQDQNDNPPQVLYPVQTGGSVVAEMVPRSADVGYLVTKVVAVDVDSGQNAWLSYKLQKATDRALFEVGLQNGEIRTIRQVSDKDAVKQRLTVIVEDNGQPSRSATVIVNVAVADSFPEVLSEFTDFTHDKEYKDNLTFYLVLALAVVSFLFITCLVVIISVKIYRWRQSRILYQSKLPVIPYYPPRYSDTLGTGTLPHVYNYEVCRTTDSRKSDCKFGRAGSQNVLIMEPSSTGTMQRIQSDRNILDEPDSPLEVCGGEGAAGHLLWVIFHALHSLPVHS; this is encoded by the exons atGGCACTTGGAGCACGAGCAGAAACGCGCTGCGTAAAATGGCGTTGTGGATGCGGACATGTTTGGAGGCTTTTGTCTCTCTTGCTGTGCTTCAGTCCTTTGGTATCAGGACACATCCGATATTCAATCCCGGAGGAGATGAAGAAAGGATCTCTGATCGGTAACGTAGCGCAGGACCTCGGTTTGGACCTGAAAAGGCTCCGTTCTGGTCGGGCCCGGATCGTGAGCGGAGAGAGCATCCAGTACACGGAGCTGAAGGCAGACAAAGGGACTTTAGTGGTGAATGAGAGGATCGACCGAGAGCAGCTCTGCGGGGACGTGACACCGTGCAGCTTCAGCTTTGAGATCATTTTAGAGAATCCGATGGAGCTGCATCAGGTCACTGTTGAAATCACGGATATAAACGATCATTCTCCTGTGTTTAAAAGAAACAAGATTAATTTTGACATCAGTGAAAGTGCTGTAATTGGAGCTGGTTTTTCTTTGATTAGTGCAGAAGATCAGGATGTGGGTGTGAACGGActgaaggaatattttttaacagaaaacgAGAATTTCATTCTTAAACAGAATTCAAACGCAGATGGAAAGAAATACGCAGAGATGGTGCTGCAGAAGCCTTTGGACAGGGAGACAAATCCATTTCTGTCTCTGAAATTAATAGCTGTAGACGGTGGGACTCCGCAGCGATCTGGTACAGTAAATATAGATATTACAGTTTTAGATGCCAATGATAATGCACCAGTATTTAATCAGTCTGTATATAAAGCTACAGTGTTAGAAAACTCTCCAAAGGATACCTACGTTATAACTGTAAACGCCAGTGACGCTGATCATGGATCAAATGGAGTTGTGACGTATCATTTCTCCGAAATAGACAGtagtttattaaatgtttttacaattaATGAAGAAACTGGAATAATATCAATTAAAGGCTCTATTGATTAtgaaaaggataaaaaatatgaattcagAATAGATGCTAAAGATCAGGGAGGTTTGAGAGATTCCAGTAAAGTGATCATTGAAGTGACTGATGTTAATGACAACGCCCCGACTATCAGCGTCATGTCCTTCACCAGTCCTGTGTCAGAGGACTCTCCTCCTGGTACAACTATTGGCATCATTAATGTCAAAGACCTGGATTCAGGTGATAACGGACAGGTCAACTGTAAAATAGAAGAAAATTCACCTTTTAAGATCAAATCTAATCTGAGGAATTATTACACTTTGGTAACAGATACTGTGTTGGACCGTGAAGGTGTTTCAGATTATAACAtcactgttgtagccacagatTCAGGGCTGCCTCCTCTCTCAGTGAGGAGAACCTTTCATTTGAAGGTGTCTGATGTTAATGATAACGCTCCAGTGTTTTTACAAAGTGTTTACAACACGTTCATCACAGAGAACAACTCTCCAGGTCTTTCTGTGCTCACACTGAGAGCTAAAGATCCTGATGAGAACCAGAACGCTCGTGTTTCCTACATCCTGGAGGAGACCAATGTGGGCGGATCTCCAATTTCTGACTTTGTTTCAGTCAATGCAGAGAGCGGAGTCGTACACGCAGTGCGCTCATTTGATTATGAACAAATCAAAGAGCTGCTGTTTGTGGTCAAAGCTCAGGATGGAGGTTCTCCTCCTCTCAGCAGTAACGTGACTGTGAAAATCCTGATCCAGGACCAGAACGACAACCCCCCTCAGGTGCTGTACCCAGTCCAGACTGGTGGCTCTGTGGTGGCTGAGATGGTTCCCCGTTCAGCAGATGTGGGCTATCTGGTGACTAAAGTGGTGGCTGTTGATGTGGACTCTGGACAGAATGCCTGGCTCTCGTATAAACTGCAGAAAGCCACAGACAGGGCGCTGTTTGAAGTGGGCTTACAGAATGGAGAGATCAGAACTATCCGCCAAGTGAGTGATAAAGATGCAGTGAAACAAAGACTGACTGTTATAGTGGAGGACAACGGGCAGCCCTCTCGTTCAGCTACAGTCATTGTGAACGTGGCGGTGGCCGACAGCTTCCCTGAAGTGCTGTCAGAGTTCACTGACTTCACACACGACAAGGAGTACAAGGACAACCTGACTTTTTACTTAGTGCTGGCTCTGGCTGTAGTCTCCTTCCTGTTCATCACCTGTTTAGTGGTGATCATCTCAGTGAAGATCTACAGATGGAGACAGTCTCGCATCCTGTATCAGTCCAAGCTGCCTGTGATCCCATATTATCCACCACGTTACTCAGACACTTTGGGGACAGGGACTCTCCCACACGTGTACAATTACGAGGTGTGCAGGACCACAGACTCCAGAAAGAGTGACTGTAAGTTTGGCAGAGCTGGTAGTCAGAACGTGCTGATAATGGAGCCCAGTTCAACAGGGACCATGCAGCGGATACAGAGTGACAGGAACATCCTGGATGAACCAGATTCTCCTCTGGAG GTCTGTGGAGGGGAGGGTGCAGCGGGGCATCTTCTCTGGGTGATCTTCCACGCTCTGCATAGCCTTCCTGTTCACAGCTGA
- the LOC114471487 gene encoding protocadherin beta-16-like, translating to MALGARAETRCVKWRCGCGHVWRLLSLLLCFSPLVSGHIRYSIPEEMKKGSLIGNVAQDLGLDLKRLRSGRARIVSGESIQYTELKADKGTLVVNERIDREQLCGDVTPCSFSFEIILENPMELHQVTVEITDINDHSPTFNENTLRFIISENAVSGARFSLTSAEDQDVGVNGLKEYFLTENNNFVLEQNSNTDGRKYVKMVLQKPLDRETNPSLSLKLIAVDGGTPQRSGTVNIDITVLDANDNAPVFNQSVYKATVLENSPKDTYVITVNASDADHGSNGVVTYHFSDLHSSLLNVLKINENSGVISIQSPIDYEKGRKYELGIEAKDQGGLTDSSKVIIEVTDVNDNAPTISVMSFTSPVSEDSPPGTTIGIINVKDLDSGDNGQVNCKIEENSPFKIKSNLRNYYTLVTDTVLDREGVSDYNITVVATDSGLPPLSVRRTFHLKVSDVNDNAPVFLQSVYNTFITENNSPGLSVLTLRAKDPDENQNARVSYILEETNVGGSPISDFVSVNAESGVVHAVRSFDYEQIKELLFVVKAQDGGSPPLSSNVTVKILIQDQNDNPPQVLYPVQTGGSVVAEMVPRSADVGYLVTKVVAVDVDSGQNAWLSYKLQKATDRALFEVGLQNGEIRTIRQVSDKDAVKQRLTVIVEDNGQPSRSATVIVNVAVADSFPEVLSEFTDFTHDKEYKDNLTFYLVLALAVVSFLFITCLVVIISVKIYRWRQSRILYQSKLPVIPYYPPRYSDTLGTGTLPHVYNYEVCRTTDSRKSDCKFGRAGSQNVLIMEPSSTGTMQRIQSDRNILDEPDSPLEPCDRLAILSRVYPLPNAHCELEIGTLLDNLNYYINADNMIPSLCLWTRRKRDELQFIG from the exons atGGCACTTGGAGCACGAGCAGAAACGCGCTGCGTAAAATGGCGTTGTGGATGCGGGCATGTTTGGAGGCTTTTGTCTCTCTTGCTGTGCTTCAGTCCTTTGGTATCAGGACACATCCGATATTCAATCCCGGAGGAGATGAAGAAAGGATCTCTGATCGGTAACGTAGCGCAGGACCTCGGTTTGGACCTGAAAAGGCTCCGTTCTGGTCGGGCCCGGATCGTGAGCGGAGAGAGCATCCAGTACACGGAGCTGAAGGCAGACAAAGGGACTTTAGTGGTGAATGAGAGGATCGACCGAGAGCAGCTCTGCGGGGACGTGACACCGTGCAGCTTCAGCTTTGAGATCATTTTAGAGAATCCGATGGAGCTGCATCAG GTCACTGTTGAAATCACGGATATAAACGATCATTCTCCCACCTTCAATGAAAATACGTTACGTTTTATTATCAGTGAAAATGCTGTAAGTGGAGCTCGTTTTTCTCTGACCAGCGCAGAAGATCAGGATGTGGGTGTGAACGGTCTGAAGGAATATTTcttaacagaaaacaataattttgtcCTTGAACAGAATTCAAACACAGATGGCAGAAAATACGTAAAAATGGTGCTGCAGAAGCCTTTGGACAGGGAGACAAATCCATCTCTGTCTCTGAAATTAATAGCTGTAGACGGTGGGACTCCGCAGCGATCTGGTACAGTAAATATAGATATTACAGTTTTAGATGCCAATGATAATGCACCAGTATTTAATCAGTCTGTATATAAAGCTACAGTGCTAGAAAACTCTCCAAAGGATACCTACGTTATAACTGTAAACGCCAGTGACGCTGATCATGGATCAAATGGAGTTGTGACGTATCATTTTTCTGATCTTCACAGCAGCCTacttaatgttttaaaaatcaatgaaaatagtgGTGTTATCTCAATCCAAAGCCCTATTGATTatgaaaagggaagaaaataTGAATTGGGAATTGAAGCTAAAGATCAGGGAGGTTTGACAGATTCCAGTAAAGTGATTATTGAAGTGACTGATGTTAATGACAACGCCCCGACTATCAGCGTCATGTCCTTCACCAGTCCTGTGTCAGAGGACTCTCCTCCTGGTACAACTATTGGCATCATTAATGTCAAAGACCTGGATTCAGGTGATAACGGACAGGTCAACTGTAAAATAGAAGAAAATTCACCTTTTAAGATCAAATCTAATCTGAGGAATTATTACACTTTGGTAACAGATACTGTGTTGGACCGTGAAGGTGTTTCAGATTATAACAtcactgttgtagccacagatTCAGGGCTGCCTCCTCTCTCAGTGAGGAGAACCTTTCATTTGAAGGTGTCTGATGTTAATGATAACGCTCCAGTGTTTTTACAAAGTGTTTACAACACGTTCATCACAGAGAACAACTCTCCAGGTCTCTCTGTGCTCACACTGAGAGCTAAAGATCCTGATGAGAACCAGAACGCTCGTGTTTCCTACATCCTGGAGGAGACCAATGTGGGCGGATCTCCAATTTCTGACTTTGTTTCAGTCAATGCAGAGAGCGGAGTCGTACACGCAGTGCGCTCATTTGATTATGAACAAATCAAAGAGCTGCTGTTTGTGGTCAAAGCTCAGGATGGAGGTTCTCCTCCTCTCAGCAGCAACGTGACAGTGAAAATCCTGATCCAGGACCAGAACGACAACCCCCCTCAGGTGCTGTACCCAGTCCAGACTGGTGGCTCTGTGGTGGCTGAGATGGTTCCCCGTTCAGCAGATGTGGGCTATCTGGTGACTAAAGTGGTGGCTGTTGATGTGGACTCTGGACAGAATGCCTGGCTCTCGTATAAACTGCAGAAAGCCACAGACAGGGCGCTGTTTGAAGTGGGCTTACAGAATGGAGAGATCAGAACTATCCGCCAAGTGAGTGATAAAGATGCAGTGAAACAAAGACTGACTGTTATAGTGGAGGACAACGGGCAACCCTCTCGTTCAGCTACAGTCATTGTGAACGTGGCGGTGGCCGACAGCTTCCCTGAAGTGCTGTCAGAGTTCACTGACTTCACACACGACAAGGAGTACAAGGACAACCTGACTTTTTACTTAGTGCTGGCTCTGGCTGTAGTCTCCTTCCTGTTCATCACCTGTTTAGTGGTGATCATCTCAGTGAAGATCTACAGATGGAGACAGTCTCGCATCCTGTATCAGTCCAAGCTGCCTGTGATCCCATATTATCCACCACGTTACTCAGACACTTTGGGGACAGGGACTCTCCCACACGTGTACAATTACGAGGTGTGCAGGACCACAGACTCCAGAAAGAGTGACTGTAAGTTCGGCAGAGCTGGTAGTCAGAACGTGCTGATAATGGAGCCCAGTTCAACAGGGACCATGCAGCGGATACAGAGTGACAGGAACATCCTGGATGAACCAGACTCTCCTCTGGAG CCCTGTGATAGACTGGCgatcctgtccagggtgtaccccttgCCTAACGCCCACTGTGAGCTGGAGATAG GGACGCTGTTGGACAATCtaaattattacattaatgcTGACAACATGATCCCCTCCCTGTGTCTGTGGACCAGGAGAAAAAGAGATGAGCTGCAGTTCATCGGCTGA
- the LOC114471488 gene encoding protocadherin gamma-A5-like: MALGARAETRCVKWRCGCGHVWRLLSLLLCFSPLVSGHIRYSIPEKMKKGSLIGNVAQDLGLDLKRLRSGRARIVSGESIQYTELKADKGTLVVNERIDREQLCGDVTPCSFSFEIILENPMELHQVTVEITDINDHSPTFNENKLRFIISESAVSGARFSLGSAEDQDVGVNGLKEYFLTENENFVLEQNSNTDGKKYAEMVLQKPLDRETNPSLSLKLIAVDGGTPQRSGTVNIDITVLDVNDNAPVFNQSVYKATVLENSPKDTYVITVNASDADHGSNGVVTYHFSDITRALRNTFIIDEKSGIISIKGLIDYEKDKKYEFRIDAKDQGGLTDSSKVIIEVTDVNDNAPTISVMSFTSPVSEDSPPGTTIGIINVKDLDSGDNGQVNCKIEENSPFKIKSNLRNYYTLVTDTVLDREGVSDYNITVVATDSGLPPLSVRRTFHLKVSDVNDNAPVFLQSVYNTFITENNSPGLSVLTLRAKDPDENQNARVSYILEETNVGGSPISDFVSVNAESGVVHAVRSFDYEQIKELLFVVKAQDGGSPPLSSNVTVKILIQDQNDNPPQVLYPVQTGGSVVAEMVPRSADVGYLVTKVVAVDVDSGQNAWLSYKLQKATDRALFEVGLQNGEIRTIRQVSDKDAVKQRLTVIVEDNGQPSRSATVIVNVAVADSFPEVLSEFTDFTHDKEYKDNLTFYLVLALAVVSFLFITCLVVIISVKIYRWRQSRILYQSKLPVIPYYPPRYSDTLGTGTLPHVYNYEVCRTTDSRKSDCKFGRAGSQNVLIMEPSSTGTMQRIQSDRNILDEPDSPLEGTTLILSPDS, from the exons atGGCACTTGGAGCACGAGCAGAAACGCGCTGCGTAAAATGGCGTTGTGGATGCGGACATGTTTGGAGGCTTTTGTCTCTCTTGCTGTGCTTCAGTCCTTTGGTATCAGGACACATCCGATATTCAATCCCGGAGAAGATGAAGAAAGGATCTCTGATCGGTAACGTAGCGCAGGACCTCGGTTTGGACCTGAAAAGGCTCCGTTCTGGTCGGGCCCGGATCGTGAGCGGAGAGAGCATCCAGTACACGGAGCTGAAGGCAGACAAAGGGACTTTAGTGGTGAATGAGAGGATCGACCGAGAGCAGCTCTGCGGGGACGTGACACCGTGCAGCTTCAGCTTTGAGATCATTTTAGAAAATCCGATGGAGCTGCATCAGGTCACTGTTGAAATCACGGATATAAACGATCATTCTCCCACCTTCAATGAAAATAAGTTACGTTTTATTATCAGTGAAAGTGCTGTAAGTGGAGCTCGTTTTTCTTTGGGCAGCGCGGAAGATCAGGATGTGGGTGTGAACGGATTGAAGGAATATTTCTTAACAGAAAACGAGAATTTTGTCCTTGAACAGAATTCAAACACAGATGGAAAGAAATACGCAGAGATGGTGCTGCAGAAGCCTTTGGACAGGGAGACAAATCCATCTCTGTCTCTGAAATTAATAGCTGTAGACGGTGGGACTCCGCAGCGATCTGGTACAGTAAATATAGATATTACAGTTTTAGATGTTAATGATAATGCACCAGTATTTAATCAGTCTGTATATAAAGCTACAGTGTTAGAAAACTCTCCAAAGGATACCTACGTTATAACTGTAAACGCCAGTGACGCTGATCATGGATCAAATGGAGTTGTGACGTATCATTTTTCTGATATAACGAGAGCTCTGCGTAATACTTTTATAATTGATGAAAAAAGTGGAATAATATCGATTAAAGGCCTTATTGACTAtgaaaaggataaaaaatatgaattcagAATAGATGCTAAAGATCAGGGAGGTTTGACAGATTCCAGTAAAGTGATCATTGAAGTGACTGATGTTAATGACAACGCCCCGACTATCAGCGTCATGTCCTTCACCAGTCCTGTGTCAGAGGACTCTCCTCCTGGTACAACTATTGGCATCATTAATGTCAAAGACCTGGATTCAGGTGATAACGGACAGGTCAACTGTAAAATAGAAGAAAATTCTCCTTTTAAGATCAAATCTAATCTGAGGAATTATTACACTTTGGTAACAGATACTGTGTTGGACCGTGAAGGTGTTTCAGATTATAACAtcactgttgtagccacagatTCAGGGCTGCCTCCTCTCTCAGTGAGGAGAACCTTTCATTTGAAGGTGTCTGATGTTAATGATAACGCTCCAGTGTTTTTACAAAGTGTTTACAACACGTTCATCACAGAGAACAACTCTCCAGGTCTTTCTGTGCTCACACTGAGAGCTAAAGATCCTGATGAGAACCAGAACGCTCGTGTTTCCTACATCCTGGAGGAGACCAATGTGGGCGGATCTCCAATTTCTGATTTTGTTTCAGTCAATGCAGAGAGCGGAGTCGTACACGCAGTGCGCTCATTTGATTATGAACAAATCAAAGAGCTGCTGTTTGTGGTCAAAGCTCAGGATGGAGGTTCTCCTCCTCTCAGCAGCAACGTGACAGTGAAAATCCTGATCCAGGACCAGAACGACAACCCCCCTCAGGTGCTGTACCCAGTCCAGACTGGTGGCTCTGTGGTGGCTGAGATGGTTCCCCGTTCAGCAGATGTGGGCTATCTGGTGACTAAAGTGGTGGCTGTTGATGTGGACTCTGGACAGAATGCCTGGCTCTCGTATAAACTGCAGAAAGCCACAGACAGGGCGCTGTTTGAAGTGGGCTTACAGAATGGAGAGATCAGAACTATCCGCCAAGTGAGTGATAAAGATGCAGTGAAACAAAGACTGACTGTTATAGTGGAGGACAACGGGCAGCCCTCTCGTTCAGCTACAGTCATTGTGAACGTGGCGGTGGCCGACAGCTTCCCTGAAGTGCTGTCAGAGTTCACTGACTTCACACACGACAAGGAGTACAAGGACAACCTGACTTTTTACTTAGTGCTTGCTCTGGCTGTGGTCTCCTTCCTGTTCATCACCTGTTTAGTGGTGATCATCTCAGTGAAGATCTACAGATGGAGACAGTCTCGCATCCTGTATCAGTCCAAGCTGCCTGTGATCCCATATTATCCACCACGTTACTCAGACACTTTGGGGACAGGGACTCTCCCACACGTGTACAATTACGAGGTGTGCAGGACCACAGACTCCAGAAAGAGTGACTGTAAGTTCGGCAGAGCTGGTAGTCAGAACGTGCTGATAATGGAGCCCAGTTCAACAGGGACCATGCAGCGGATACAGAGTGACAGGAACATCCTGGATGAACCAGACTCTCCTCTGGAG GGCACTACTCTTATATTGTCGCCTGACTCctga